In Aquila chrysaetos chrysaetos chromosome 10, bAquChr1.4, whole genome shotgun sequence, the following proteins share a genomic window:
- the NCEH1 gene encoding neutral cholesterol ester hydrolase 1 isoform X1, giving the protein MRAAWVLLAALAALSAYYVYLPLPGTVSDPWKLMLLDATFRAVQQTCHLIHYLRLSHHLIVLNYLICTFDKLKSVSSEDINITDAVFDGVEVRVFEPPAKRDERLKRSVVYIHGGGWALASARTSLYNNLCRIMAESLNAVVVSVEYRLVPEVCFPEQFHDALRATKHFLQPDVLAEYSVDPSRIAISGDSAGGNLAAAVCQQLSKDEHLTIRPKLQALIYPVLQAFDFNTPSYQQNMNMPVLPRYVMINYWIDYFNGNYDFAHSLLINNHTALDVGQALSFRGRLNWTSLLPSSFKKHYKPVIQTTGKAEIIQEIPALLDVRAVPLLAENETLQLQPKTYILTCENDVLRDDGVMYAKRLENAGVEVTLDHFDDCFHGCMIFTIWPTDFSAGIQTRNSYIKWLDENL; this is encoded by the exons atGCGGGCcgcctgggtgctgctggcggCGTTGGCAGCCCTGTCCGCCTACTACGTGTACCTGCCGCTGCCCGGCACCGTGTCGGACCCCTGGAAGCTGATGCTGCTGGATGCCACCTTCAGGGCAGTGCAGCAGACG tGTCACCTGATTCACTATCTAAGACTCAGCCATCACTTGATAGTTCTGAATTATTTGATATGTACCTTTGACAAGTTGAAGTCTGTCTCCTCCGAAGACATTAACATCACGGATGCTGTTTTTGACGGGGTGGAAGTCAGAGTGTTTGAACCTCCTGCAAAGCGAGATGAAAGGCTCAAGCGCAGCGTTGTTTACATCCACGGAGGGGGCTGGGCCCTGGCAAGTGCAA GAACAAGCCTTTATAACAATCTCTGCAGAATCATGGCTGAATCTCTCAATGCTGTAGTTGTCTCAGTTGA ATACAGGCTGGTACCAGAGGTGTGCTTCCCTGAGCAATTCCATGATGCTCTCCGTGCTACTAAGCATTTTTTGCAGCCTGATGTCTTAGCTGAGTATTCAGTTGACCCAAGTCGAATTGCAATTTCTGGCGATAGTGCAGGAGGAAAtttggcagctgctgtgtgTCAGCAG CTTAGCAAAGATGAGCATTTGACCATCAGACCGAAACTACAGGCCTTAATTTATCCAGTCCTCCAGGCATTTGACTTCAATACACCTTCTTATCAGCAGAACATGAATATGCCCGTTCTGCCTCGTTATGTCATGATCAACTATTGGATAGATTATTTCAATGGTAATTACGACTTTGCTCACTCACTACTGATTAACAACCACACTGCTCTTGACGTTGGCCAAGCTCTCTCTTTCAGAGGACGTCTGAACTGGACATCTCTACTGCCTTCATCGTTCAAAAAGCACTACAAGCCTGTAATACAAACCACAGGCAAGGCTGAAATCATCCAGGAGATACCAGCGCTGCTTGACGTACGAGCAGTCCCGCTCcttgcagaaaatgaaactctgcagctgcagccaaagACTTACATCCTGACCTGTGAGAATGACGTCCTGCGAGATGACGGGGTGATGTACGCCAAGCGCTTGGAGAACGCTGGCGTGGAAGTCACGCTTGATCACTTCGATGACTGCTTTCATGGCTGTATGATATTCACCATTTGGCCTACTGATTTCTCTGCAGGCATTCAGACCAGAAACAGCTATATAAAATGGCTGGATGAAAACCTCTGA
- the NCEH1 gene encoding neutral cholesterol ester hydrolase 1 isoform X2, translating into MAESLNAVVVSVEYRLVPEVCFPEQFHDALRATKHFLQPDVLAEYSVDPSRIAISGDSAGGNLAAAVCQQLSKDEHLTIRPKLQALIYPVLQAFDFNTPSYQQNMNMPVLPRYVMINYWIDYFNGNYDFAHSLLINNHTALDVGQALSFRGRLNWTSLLPSSFKKHYKPVIQTTGKAEIIQEIPALLDVRAVPLLAENETLQLQPKTYILTCENDVLRDDGVMYAKRLENAGVEVTLDHFDDCFHGCMIFTIWPTDFSAGIQTRNSYIKWLDENL; encoded by the exons ATGGCTGAATCTCTCAATGCTGTAGTTGTCTCAGTTGA ATACAGGCTGGTACCAGAGGTGTGCTTCCCTGAGCAATTCCATGATGCTCTCCGTGCTACTAAGCATTTTTTGCAGCCTGATGTCTTAGCTGAGTATTCAGTTGACCCAAGTCGAATTGCAATTTCTGGCGATAGTGCAGGAGGAAAtttggcagctgctgtgtgTCAGCAG CTTAGCAAAGATGAGCATTTGACCATCAGACCGAAACTACAGGCCTTAATTTATCCAGTCCTCCAGGCATTTGACTTCAATACACCTTCTTATCAGCAGAACATGAATATGCCCGTTCTGCCTCGTTATGTCATGATCAACTATTGGATAGATTATTTCAATGGTAATTACGACTTTGCTCACTCACTACTGATTAACAACCACACTGCTCTTGACGTTGGCCAAGCTCTCTCTTTCAGAGGACGTCTGAACTGGACATCTCTACTGCCTTCATCGTTCAAAAAGCACTACAAGCCTGTAATACAAACCACAGGCAAGGCTGAAATCATCCAGGAGATACCAGCGCTGCTTGACGTACGAGCAGTCCCGCTCcttgcagaaaatgaaactctgcagctgcagccaaagACTTACATCCTGACCTGTGAGAATGACGTCCTGCGAGATGACGGGGTGATGTACGCCAAGCGCTTGGAGAACGCTGGCGTGGAAGTCACGCTTGATCACTTCGATGACTGCTTTCATGGCTGTATGATATTCACCATTTGGCCTACTGATTTCTCTGCAGGCATTCAGACCAGAAACAGCTATATAAAATGGCTGGATGAAAACCTCTGA